A portion of the Rubritalea squalenifaciens DSM 18772 genome contains these proteins:
- a CDS encoding 3D domain-containing protein, whose protein sequence is MSSLLVKSGLSLVAGFAMSSCGVQDDYASGGYGKDPQPAEPSPALIAKTVTYKKDKHGMASYKDSDRKRYVRTTSFSHMEKEPGAPGRKNAAGTILKYGKNIRSAAADWSVYPLGTKFKIKGQPYTYVVDDYGSALANTNTIDIFKPTLKGMRDWGTRNVEITVVQWGCYERSRRLLKGRRGYWHCRDMYNKIVKKVRSGNYAKLENDNMDAL, encoded by the coding sequence ATGTCTAGTTTACTAGTGAAGTCCGGTCTTAGCCTAGTTGCAGGATTTGCCATGAGCAGCTGCGGCGTTCAGGATGACTATGCGAGTGGAGGATACGGTAAGGATCCTCAACCCGCGGAGCCATCGCCGGCCCTCATCGCCAAGACCGTCACCTACAAGAAGGACAAGCACGGGATGGCTAGCTACAAAGATTCTGATCGCAAGCGCTACGTGCGTACCACTTCCTTCTCCCACATGGAAAAAGAGCCTGGTGCTCCTGGTCGTAAGAATGCAGCCGGTACTATCCTGAAGTACGGTAAGAATATTCGCAGTGCCGCAGCAGACTGGTCAGTTTATCCGCTGGGAACCAAATTTAAGATCAAGGGTCAGCCTTACACCTATGTGGTGGATGACTACGGTTCAGCTTTGGCTAATACCAACACCATCGATATTTTTAAGCCGACCCTCAAAGGGATGAGAGACTGGGGTACACGTAACGTGGAGATCACAGTCGTCCAGTGGGGTTGCTATGAGCGCAGCCGCAGATTGCTCAAAGGTCGCCGTGGCTACTGGCACTGCAGAGACATGTACAACAAGATCGTGAAGAAGGTGCGTAGTGGTAACTACGCCAAGCTTGAGAACGATAACATGGATGCTCTCTAG
- a CDS encoding DUF1552 domain-containing protein has translation MHRRTFLKGLGAAMTIPNLESLGQNMSTSQAGEHPLRMAFVYAPNGVNLDKWRPTGSGSNYRLSESLQPLAQLRQHFQVVGGLDHDKARPNGDGPGDHARANATFLTGCQARKTTGEGIHLGVSVDQIAAQQIGHLTRLPSLELSTDPPRKSGHCDSGYSCAYQFNLSWRSATTPAPAERDPRLVFEKLFGSGNAKEDAKRRALNQSVLDFVMEDAKRLHHKVSSSDRDKLEEYMTAIRETEQRISRHEKFQNNYPAEQKPNGIPDSYREHIRSMYDLMALAFQTDSTRISTFLLAHDGSNRSFQEIGISEGHHSLSHHRKKEDHLEKIAKIDRFYIEEYARFLSKLRGIREGEGSLLDNTMIVYGGGIADGNRHNHDNLPIILAGGGAGSLQPGRYIHAPEGTPMTNLYLSLLERMNVNAKRVGDSNGMLKNI, from the coding sequence ATGCACCGTAGAACATTCCTCAAAGGCCTAGGCGCCGCCATGACCATCCCCAATCTAGAGTCACTGGGACAAAACATGAGCACCAGCCAAGCTGGAGAACACCCGCTGCGCATGGCATTCGTCTATGCCCCCAATGGAGTAAACTTGGACAAATGGCGCCCGACCGGCAGCGGCAGCAACTATCGACTCAGCGAATCACTCCAACCTCTCGCCCAGCTACGCCAGCATTTCCAAGTCGTAGGCGGACTCGACCACGACAAGGCTCGCCCAAACGGAGACGGCCCCGGCGATCACGCCAGAGCCAATGCCACCTTCCTCACAGGCTGCCAAGCCCGCAAAACCACAGGTGAAGGAATTCACCTAGGGGTCTCGGTAGATCAAATCGCCGCCCAGCAGATTGGCCACCTCACACGACTTCCCTCCCTCGAGCTCAGCACAGATCCACCCCGGAAATCTGGTCATTGTGATTCCGGTTATTCCTGTGCCTACCAGTTCAACCTCTCCTGGCGCAGCGCCACCACTCCTGCCCCGGCGGAACGAGACCCCCGGCTAGTATTCGAAAAACTCTTCGGTTCAGGCAATGCCAAGGAAGACGCCAAACGTCGCGCTCTGAACCAAAGCGTGCTCGATTTCGTCATGGAAGACGCCAAGCGCCTGCACCACAAGGTCAGCTCCAGCGACCGGGACAAACTCGAGGAGTACATGACTGCCATCCGCGAAACCGAGCAACGCATCAGCCGTCATGAAAAATTTCAAAACAACTACCCGGCAGAACAAAAGCCCAACGGCATCCCAGACAGCTACCGCGAGCACATCCGAAGCATGTATGACCTCATGGCCCTGGCATTCCAGACAGATTCCACCCGCATCAGCACCTTCCTTCTGGCCCATGATGGATCGAACCGTTCTTTCCAAGAAATCGGTATCTCTGAGGGGCATCACTCCCTTTCCCACCACCGCAAGAAGGAGGACCACCTAGAAAAGATCGCCAAGATCGACCGCTTCTACATCGAAGAATACGCCCGCTTCCTCTCCAAACTCCGCGGAATCCGGGAAGGCGAAGGCTCTTTGCTGGACAACACTATGATCGTCTACGGCGGCGGCATAGCCGACGGCAACCGGCACAACCACGACAACCTGCCCATCATCCTGGCCGGAGGTGGTGCCGGCAGCTTGCAGCCGGGAAGATATATCCACGCCCCCGAGGGAACACCCATGACCAATCTCTACCTCTCCCTGCTGGAACGTATGAACGTGAATGCGAAGCGTGTGGGAGACTCCAACGGCATGCTGAAAAACATCTAG
- a CDS encoding DUF1592 domain-containing protein, translating into MLQVSPTLWLKSSLVISCFVTGWLLAPWFGHQKNLTSAEPLPDSPLTTTGLSDTELTTQWEKNIKPLLQYYCYDCHGDGSHKGGLCLDDFDDLASIRSDPKTWEHILSRIDYQLMPPVDEEQPAAHEITQMVDWINDTVFPTYESPDDPGPSTTRRLNRLEYQNTLRDLLGVDVDILEMLPPDDSAHGFDNINAALTLSPAHIDRYLKASDLALDKAIVIGPMPTPLTRLNLSKAQTEGRVRDEGIFLHTRGSAIILQEVEHEGEYVLHVTASASRSGNEYAKLEVGHSDASITTFSIENPMHRPKQYTTKLKLKQGTNRISLTFINDHWDPEHPNPKLRDRNLMIHKATLVGPSGLKRDKPASHHAIFPPRSPNTSDEDYARDTLQQFSKRAFRRPTNAEEIQRYVQLAQQIASQQDSSINQGIRGAIQAMLVSPSFLFLNLPTQESKNDTEFHLVSEHQLASRLSYFLWSSMPDETLLDLADKNQLRQQLDSQIERMLRDPRAHALTKNFAGQWLQLRDLDAISPDRKTYPDFNPKLRRDMQRETTLLVDEIILQDKSLLNLLDANYSYLNGRLARHYGIQDVAGENFRKVSLAGTPRRGILTHASILTLTSQPTRTSPVLRGKFVLENILHITPPPPPPNLPPLEDAGAHSDKLSLRQQLELHREKTSCASCHNLMDPIGFALENFDGIGAWQDSLDGQAIDTSGQLVTGEKLTGADSLLKVLSQNKKEEFLHSLTAKMLTYALGRGTTRADRNHIATILKQLHQNDYRAHSLIRAIVHSPTFQYQRN; encoded by the coding sequence ATGCTCCAAGTGTCGCCTACTCTCTGGCTGAAAAGCTCACTAGTGATTTCCTGTTTTGTCACAGGCTGGCTCCTTGCGCCTTGGTTTGGGCACCAGAAAAACCTCACCTCAGCAGAACCGCTTCCGGACAGCCCCCTCACCACGACGGGTCTCAGCGACACTGAACTCACTACCCAGTGGGAAAAGAACATCAAACCCTTACTCCAGTATTACTGCTACGACTGCCATGGCGACGGCAGCCACAAGGGCGGCCTTTGCTTGGACGACTTTGATGATCTGGCCTCCATCCGCTCAGACCCTAAAACCTGGGAGCACATCCTCTCTAGAATAGATTACCAGCTCATGCCTCCAGTGGACGAGGAACAGCCTGCTGCCCACGAGATCACCCAGATGGTCGACTGGATCAATGACACCGTTTTCCCCACCTATGAATCCCCTGACGATCCGGGCCCCAGCACCACACGCAGACTAAACCGCCTCGAATACCAAAACACCCTTCGAGACCTCTTGGGAGTCGACGTGGACATCTTGGAAATGTTGCCACCTGACGACTCCGCGCATGGCTTCGACAACATCAATGCCGCCCTCACGCTGTCCCCCGCCCACATCGATCGCTATCTCAAGGCTAGCGATCTCGCCTTGGACAAAGCCATCGTCATCGGCCCCATGCCTACACCCCTTACCCGCCTCAATCTCAGCAAGGCCCAGACCGAGGGGAGAGTCAGAGACGAAGGCATTTTTCTGCACACCCGGGGCTCCGCCATTATCCTGCAAGAAGTAGAGCATGAAGGAGAATATGTTCTGCACGTCACCGCCTCCGCCTCCCGCTCAGGAAACGAATACGCCAAGCTCGAAGTGGGCCATTCAGACGCCTCGATCACCACCTTCAGCATCGAAAACCCGATGCACCGCCCTAAGCAATACACCACTAAACTCAAGCTCAAGCAGGGCACGAACCGCATTAGCCTGACTTTCATCAACGACCATTGGGATCCCGAGCACCCCAACCCCAAGCTACGCGACCGGAATCTGATGATCCACAAGGCCACTCTCGTGGGACCTTCAGGCCTGAAGCGGGACAAACCAGCCAGCCACCACGCCATCTTCCCACCTCGCAGCCCAAACACCAGTGATGAGGATTACGCCCGCGACACGCTTCAGCAATTTTCAAAACGCGCCTTCCGCCGCCCGACCAATGCCGAGGAAATCCAGCGCTATGTCCAGCTAGCCCAGCAAATTGCCTCCCAGCAAGACAGCTCGATTAATCAGGGGATCAGAGGAGCTATCCAAGCCATGCTGGTCTCCCCGTCTTTTCTATTCCTCAACCTACCGACACAAGAATCCAAGAACGACACCGAGTTCCACCTGGTGTCTGAGCACCAGCTCGCCAGCAGACTCTCCTACTTCCTCTGGAGCAGCATGCCTGACGAGACACTACTGGATCTTGCTGATAAGAACCAGCTGCGCCAGCAGCTTGATTCCCAGATCGAACGCATGCTCAGGGACCCGCGCGCTCATGCCCTGACCAAAAACTTCGCCGGCCAGTGGCTCCAACTACGCGACCTCGACGCTATCTCCCCGGACCGCAAGACCTATCCGGATTTTAACCCTAAGCTCAGGAGAGACATGCAGAGGGAAACCACACTTCTGGTCGACGAGATCATCCTGCAGGACAAAAGCCTCCTGAACCTGCTCGACGCCAACTACAGCTACCTCAATGGCCGACTCGCCAGACATTACGGCATTCAGGATGTAGCAGGAGAGAACTTCCGTAAAGTCAGCCTCGCCGGCACCCCGCGCCGCGGCATTCTCACCCACGCCTCCATTCTTACCCTCACCTCGCAACCGACTCGCACTTCGCCAGTGCTACGCGGGAAATTCGTACTCGAGAACATTCTCCACATTACACCACCACCTCCTCCACCCAACCTCCCTCCACTGGAAGACGCTGGCGCACACAGCGACAAGCTGAGCCTCCGCCAGCAACTTGAGCTCCACCGGGAAAAGACCTCCTGCGCCAGCTGCCACAATCTAATGGACCCGATTGGCTTCGCCTTAGAAAACTTTGACGGCATCGGCGCCTGGCAAGACTCACTCGACGGACAAGCCATCGACACCTCAGGCCAGCTAGTCACCGGAGAAAAGCTCACCGGCGCCGACTCGCTACTCAAAGTACTGAGCCAAAACAAGAAAGAGGAATTCCTGCACAGCCTGACGGCCAAGATGCTCACCTACGCACTTGGTAGAGGCACTACGCGCGCAGACCGCAATCACATCGCAACCATTCTCAAGCAGCTCCATCAAAACGATTACCGCGCCCACTCGCTGATACGCGCCATCGTTCACAGTCCCACCTTCCAGTATCAGCGCAACTAA
- the nth gene encoding endonuclease III, with translation MLKAERANWVLKRLEELYPETPIPLDHTNPFTLLVAVLLSAQCTDERVNKVTPALFKLADHAAAMQHIPVEAIREIIKPCGLSPRKSKAIADLSKILVEQYGGEVPEDFAALESLPGVGHKTASVVMAQAFGVPAFPVDTHIHRLAQRWKLTNGKNVEQTERDLKKLFPKESWNKLHLQIIFYGREYCTARGCDGTVCEICTTLYPARKTPVVTKK, from the coding sequence ATGTTAAAAGCGGAGCGAGCAAACTGGGTTTTGAAGCGATTGGAGGAACTGTATCCTGAAACTCCCATCCCTCTGGATCACACGAACCCATTCACGCTGCTGGTAGCGGTGCTCTTGTCTGCGCAATGTACCGATGAGCGGGTCAACAAGGTGACGCCGGCCTTGTTCAAACTGGCTGATCATGCTGCGGCGATGCAGCACATACCGGTGGAGGCTATTCGGGAAATCATCAAGCCTTGTGGTTTGTCGCCTCGTAAGTCGAAGGCGATTGCTGATCTGTCCAAAATTTTGGTGGAGCAGTACGGTGGGGAGGTGCCGGAGGATTTTGCGGCTCTCGAGTCTCTTCCTGGAGTCGGGCATAAAACGGCATCCGTTGTAATGGCTCAGGCATTTGGGGTGCCGGCCTTCCCTGTAGATACCCATATCCACCGTCTGGCTCAGCGCTGGAAGCTCACCAATGGCAAGAATGTCGAACAGACGGAGAGGGATCTCAAAAAGCTTTTCCCCAAGGAAAGCTGGAACAAGCTTCACCTGCAGATCATCTTTTACGGTCGAGAGTATTGTACGGCAAGAGGATGTGATGGCACGGTCTGTGAGATCTGTACGACACTCTATCCAGCGCGGAAAACACCTGTCGTCACGAAGAAATGA
- a CDS encoding MotA/TolQ/ExbB proton channel family protein, which yields MKNLAIRPLKTVGVTMATGLMTALPLMAQDDKPNTNALHSYLLDGGPLTIIIVAVGLLSLIGLTVYNFINLTKAKFCPDDLKAALLDHMVNCRVRSAIELSASHPSYLGRMLAYALPNIDATQPEDLGRDHVEDAIADFSINENRKQMTWINLISLVAQSAPMMGLFGTVFGMIAAFGTLKTSGSADPTALAGDISVALLTTMWGLVVAIFAVIAYFFFKGRYNALVAECHQSAEELLNASVQTVNGEAHLAKIPEGIAV from the coding sequence ATGAAAAACCTTGCGATTCGACCGCTCAAGACCGTTGGCGTAACCATGGCGACAGGCCTGATGACAGCCCTTCCGCTTATGGCTCAAGATGATAAGCCAAATACAAATGCCCTTCACTCTTACCTTCTCGATGGTGGTCCGCTGACCATTATCATCGTGGCAGTTGGTTTGCTTTCCCTGATCGGTCTGACTGTATACAATTTCATCAACCTTACCAAAGCGAAGTTCTGCCCAGACGATCTCAAAGCAGCCTTGCTCGACCACATGGTGAACTGCCGCGTGCGTTCCGCCATCGAGCTCTCCGCTTCCCACCCAAGTTACCTCGGCCGCATGCTTGCCTATGCGCTTCCAAACATCGACGCGACTCAGCCAGAAGATCTTGGCCGTGACCACGTGGAAGATGCGATTGCTGATTTCTCCATCAACGAGAACCGCAAGCAAATGACCTGGATCAACCTGATCTCACTCGTAGCTCAGTCCGCTCCGATGATGGGTCTCTTCGGTACAGTTTTCGGTATGATCGCAGCCTTCGGTACGCTGAAGACAAGTGGTTCTGCTGATCCAACCGCACTTGCGGGTGACATCTCCGTAGCTCTCTTGACCACCATGTGGGGTCTGGTTGTGGCTATCTTTGCGGTGATCGCTTACTTCTTCTTCAAGGGTCGTTACAACGCTCTTGTAGCTGAGTGCCACCAGTCTGCTGAAGAGCTTCTCAACGCTTCTGTGCAGACCGTGAATGGCGAAGCACATCTTGCTAAGATTCCTGAGGGTATCGCCGTTTAA
- a CDS encoding ExbD/TolR family protein: MASNRLRALNAKPDEELKMDMSPMIDMVFLLLIFFIVVSSPMIVEQDSAVKPPVAYNAKKAEEKHGRIVVNVREDGTFTPEKFVKADKTPNILADDDAIKEYVKEARERIEAQGHKARLHLRGDNRALFKYSRQVIKAAAEAGVNHVIFSTFDFAQ; encoded by the coding sequence ATGGCATCTAATAGATTACGCGCTCTGAATGCTAAGCCTGATGAGGAGTTGAAAATGGACATGTCTCCAATGATTGACATGGTTTTCCTTCTTCTGATTTTCTTCATCGTGGTATCCAGTCCAATGATTGTTGAGCAGGACAGCGCTGTGAAGCCGCCAGTGGCGTACAATGCCAAGAAGGCTGAGGAGAAACATGGTCGTATCGTTGTCAACGTGCGCGAAGACGGAACTTTTACTCCGGAAAAATTCGTCAAGGCTGACAAGACACCAAATATCTTGGCTGATGATGATGCGATCAAGGAGTACGTGAAAGAGGCGCGCGAGCGTATCGAAGCCCAGGGCCACAAGGCTAGACTTCACCTGCGCGGTGATAACAGGGCGCTCTTCAAGTATTCCCGTCAAGTGATCAAGGCAGCCGCTGAAGCTGGAGTGAATCATGTGATCTTCTCGACCTTCGATTTCGCTCAATAA
- a CDS encoding ExbD/TolR family protein, translated as MSRRKQGPAFEEDEPELDISSLIDVCFLLLIYFLVTTTIQPREADLPMTLPSANPSDTPPDIQPMLIQVDDSGGIIVNKEERLDQGAVGKQRELPKLSNRLQLYKELASGAGTEPLVQISVSGEAPQSSVIDVINCLVGLQIDKVTFTDFSN; from the coding sequence ATGTCTAGAAGAAAACAGGGACCTGCTTTCGAAGAGGATGAACCAGAGTTGGACATCTCGTCACTGATTGACGTGTGTTTCCTCCTCCTCATCTACTTCTTGGTCACTACAACGATCCAGCCGCGTGAGGCGGATTTGCCGATGACTCTGCCATCAGCGAATCCAAGCGACACTCCGCCAGATATCCAGCCAATGCTGATCCAGGTGGATGACAGCGGTGGGATCATCGTGAACAAGGAAGAGCGTCTCGACCAAGGTGCTGTAGGTAAGCAGCGTGAGCTGCCGAAGCTCTCCAACCGTCTTCAGCTCTACAAGGAGTTGGCGTCTGGTGCGGGTACGGAACCACTCGTTCAGATCTCAGTCAGCGGTGAGGCTCCACAGTCCAGTGTCATTGATGTGATCAACTGCCTCGTCGGTCTCCAGATTGACAAGGTGACCTTCACGGACTTCAGCAACTAG
- a CDS encoding tetratricopeptide repeat protein, whose amino-acid sequence MKIQRSVTFAITLAGASMLGMAPADVQAQDINEAVPMAFKEMNGRNWEKAQSILAKVVDVYAERAKQLYGGKFGVIYYNKGYCELKIGGKLKAAGGPENLDKANKYYEMAKQSFANCYKFPSDDKGKNTYHKKSLYYWGQSAQAMGEYKEAITQYKKFLDEREEGRDEYDKGIMALSLAICHFKLEKPDMKQGIQYFETALNNKDQWNTPDEAIVTAFQALTEAVIKTKNEQALIDFLNQNRAAITLRPFEMVKFTPFFQKLAVEAMEEDMMYAAFNLFALIPGTKVSISELELLKSELALYPRDGIKDGPHVIAKADIDKNLTKLRTEDRAGDPHEVLALSALAFTHESKGNVRGAFAAYEQLELYFNKSKKREENLYNLVRTSARIGEVMLTEQYGSEFLKSYPGSKHESQVRSFMLSSLFASGEYEKCEEVAGAMIGQLAKPSKQHDLCLHVLGGSKFYLGKFVDCHQLLLDHVKMYPKSEYKIAAEFFVASNLSRLQDWKQAALKLDEFLKKYPDPAKNVYIPFALYDRANVHYSEGENEQALVLLNRIEKEFKGTSIEEMAYNLKGNIMQSDGDREGALTYYNKALTLAEHKGNGIVASESLNYLVGLLGVEKIGKEPNPNLKDALPFYDKFWKEYPDSPYKAQVAVSGMPAMKEAGRSDEALAKLQAVIAEMAKKENPAGLDAAIGSYTKAYLESGKTADQLKDHYYKFPGVDFNDTRTLAMLRIAIIGVFEDNLKKAEAAKDQAAINLSQSRIKVLFNDLKADYPVEKLSNFVLVRVGDYLRKKTDNPRQSLAYYDERLKRPQVNGRINAQFGKADILGQSSNAGERKQAVTILNEVIEAANEEGGADRKIRDEALYRIIEINNTEKDWKALAENAEKYKKEYSSEKARVMFLLAQAYESMSNVEKAIKAYTEVYIANMANIAISAPAISRSTELMWEKGDKQKAYEAAARFINSSEESFNKIKDDLDDEVAEKWLEIQTRVKTWEAGGEIKTLEEIKKEREGR is encoded by the coding sequence ATGAAAATCCAACGATCAGTCACATTTGCGATCACTCTGGCAGGAGCCTCCATGCTTGGTATGGCTCCGGCAGACGTGCAGGCGCAGGACATCAATGAGGCGGTCCCCATGGCATTCAAAGAAATGAATGGCCGTAACTGGGAGAAAGCCCAAAGCATTCTAGCCAAGGTAGTGGACGTCTATGCAGAGCGTGCCAAGCAGCTTTATGGTGGCAAGTTTGGCGTCATCTACTACAACAAGGGATACTGCGAGCTCAAGATCGGTGGCAAGCTGAAGGCTGCCGGTGGTCCAGAGAACCTGGACAAGGCCAACAAGTATTACGAGATGGCCAAGCAATCCTTTGCGAACTGCTACAAGTTCCCAAGTGACGACAAGGGTAAGAATACTTACCACAAGAAAAGTCTCTACTACTGGGGTCAATCCGCCCAGGCCATGGGGGAATACAAAGAGGCGATCACTCAGTATAAGAAGTTCCTCGATGAGCGTGAAGAAGGCCGTGATGAATATGACAAGGGCATCATGGCTCTCAGTCTGGCCATCTGTCACTTCAAGCTGGAGAAGCCTGACATGAAGCAGGGTATCCAGTACTTCGAGACGGCTCTCAACAACAAGGATCAGTGGAATACTCCGGACGAAGCGATCGTTACCGCGTTTCAGGCCCTGACCGAAGCGGTCATCAAGACCAAGAATGAGCAGGCCCTGATTGATTTCCTTAATCAGAATCGTGCGGCGATCACTCTGAGACCGTTCGAGATGGTGAAGTTCACCCCATTCTTCCAGAAGTTGGCTGTCGAGGCCATGGAAGAAGACATGATGTACGCCGCCTTCAATCTCTTTGCGTTGATTCCAGGCACGAAGGTATCCATCAGCGAGCTGGAGCTGCTTAAGAGTGAATTGGCTCTCTATCCACGTGACGGTATCAAGGATGGACCACACGTCATTGCCAAGGCGGACATTGACAAGAATCTTACCAAGCTTCGTACCGAGGACAGAGCGGGTGACCCTCATGAGGTCTTGGCGCTTTCCGCTCTAGCCTTTACGCATGAGAGCAAGGGTAACGTACGCGGTGCCTTTGCCGCCTACGAGCAGCTTGAGCTCTACTTTAACAAGTCCAAGAAGCGTGAAGAGAACCTTTACAACCTTGTGCGTACTTCTGCTCGCATCGGTGAGGTGATGCTTACCGAGCAATATGGCTCTGAATTTTTGAAGAGCTACCCAGGCAGCAAGCATGAAAGCCAGGTGCGTAGCTTCATGCTTTCCAGTCTCTTTGCTTCCGGCGAGTACGAGAAGTGTGAAGAGGTGGCGGGCGCTATGATCGGCCAACTGGCTAAGCCATCCAAGCAGCATGACCTCTGTCTGCACGTGCTCGGTGGTTCCAAGTTCTACCTCGGTAAGTTCGTGGATTGTCATCAGCTCCTTCTGGATCACGTGAAGATGTATCCAAAGAGTGAGTACAAGATCGCCGCTGAGTTCTTCGTGGCCTCCAACCTGTCACGTCTACAGGACTGGAAGCAGGCAGCCCTCAAGCTGGACGAATTCCTCAAGAAGTACCCGGATCCAGCAAAGAACGTGTACATTCCATTCGCTCTCTATGACCGTGCGAATGTCCACTACTCCGAAGGTGAGAATGAGCAAGCTTTGGTGCTTCTCAACCGTATTGAGAAAGAATTCAAAGGAACCTCAATCGAAGAGATGGCCTACAACCTCAAGGGTAACATCATGCAGAGTGATGGTGATCGCGAAGGTGCTCTTACCTACTACAACAAGGCTCTCACACTCGCAGAGCACAAGGGCAATGGCATAGTTGCCAGTGAGTCGCTCAACTACCTCGTAGGTCTCCTTGGTGTGGAGAAAATCGGCAAGGAGCCGAATCCAAATCTTAAGGATGCCCTTCCATTCTATGACAAGTTCTGGAAAGAATACCCGGATTCTCCATACAAGGCACAGGTTGCTGTGTCCGGTATGCCGGCGATGAAGGAGGCGGGTCGTTCTGACGAAGCTCTTGCCAAGTTGCAGGCAGTGATTGCTGAGATGGCCAAGAAGGAGAATCCAGCAGGTCTGGACGCAGCGATTGGTTCCTACACCAAGGCTTATCTTGAGAGTGGCAAGACAGCAGACCAGCTGAAAGACCACTACTACAAGTTCCCTGGCGTTGATTTCAATGATACCAGAACGCTGGCCATGCTGCGTATCGCGATCATTGGTGTCTTCGAAGATAACTTGAAGAAAGCCGAGGCGGCTAAAGATCAAGCTGCGATCAATCTCAGTCAGTCACGTATCAAGGTTCTCTTCAATGATCTGAAGGCGGATTACCCTGTCGAGAAGCTCTCCAACTTCGTGTTGGTGCGTGTGGGTGACTACCTGCGTAAGAAGACAGACAATCCACGTCAGTCTCTTGCCTACTATGACGAGCGTCTGAAGCGCCCGCAGGTGAATGGACGCATCAATGCTCAGTTCGGTAAGGCAGACATTTTGGGTCAGTCCTCCAATGCTGGTGAGCGTAAGCAGGCTGTCACCATCCTTAATGAGGTGATCGAAGCCGCGAACGAAGAGGGCGGTGCAGACCGCAAGATTCGTGACGAAGCTCTCTACCGTATTATTGAGATCAACAACACAGAGAAGGACTGGAAGGCTCTCGCTGAAAATGCTGAGAAGTATAAGAAGGAGTACTCCTCTGAGAAAGCACGTGTCATGTTCCTCTTGGCCCAGGCTTACGAAAGCATGAGCAATGTGGAGAAGGCGATCAAAGCCTACACCGAGGTGTACATTGCTAACATGGCGAACATCGCCATCTCAGCCCCAGCCATCTCACGCTCTACCGAGCTGATGTGGGAAAAGGGTGACAAGCAGAAGGCTTATGAGGCTGCGGCACGATTCATCAACAGCTCTGAAGAGTCCTTTAACAAGATCAAGGATGATCTGGACGATGAGGTGGCTGAGAAGTGGCTCGAAATCCAGACTCGAGTGAAAACCTGGGAAGCAGGCGGTGAGATCAAGACTCTTGAGGAAATCAAGAAGGAGAGAGAAGGCCGATAA
- a CDS encoding HU family DNA-binding protein has product MNKAELVEAVQKALGKDATKRAAEDALAAVLDSISKGIKKDKKVQLIGFGTFEVKKRAARMGRNPKTGEAMKIKASKTVGFKASSTLKNSL; this is encoded by the coding sequence ATGAATAAAGCCGAACTTGTCGAAGCAGTACAAAAAGCCCTCGGGAAAGACGCAACTAAGCGTGCAGCAGAAGACGCTCTTGCAGCCGTTCTTGATTCCATCTCAAAAGGCATCAAGAAAGACAAAAAAGTCCAACTTATCGGTTTCGGTACTTTTGAAGTGAAGAAGCGTGCAGCTCGCATGGGTCGTAACCCTAAGACTGGCGAAGCAATGAAGATCAAGGCCTCCAAGACCGTTGGTTTCAAAGCTTCCTCCACTCTCAAGAACTCTCTCTAA